The genomic DNA CGCGAGGCACGCACCAAGGGCCGCGCCACCGCCCCGGTGACGATGTACATCATGTCCGACTTCGAGTGCCCGTACTGCGGGGACTTCGCGCGCGGCACTTTCCAGACGATCGAGCGGGACTACGTCGAGACCGGCAAGATGCGAGTGGTGTTCGTCAACTTCCCCCTGACGTCGATCCACCCCAACGCCGAGCCCGCCGCGGAGGTCGCGATGTGCGCGGCGCGCCAGAACAAGTTCTGGGCGATGCACGACCTGCTGTTCCGCCACCAGGACGCGTGGGTCGATCTCCGGGATCCCGGATCCTACTTCCTGGCGCTGGGGGACTCGATCGGCGCCGACCGGGCGGAGCTGACCGCGTGTCTGACGACCCACGCGACCCGCCCGTTGGTCCAGGCCGACGCCGAAGGCTCGGCGCGGACCGGCGCGCACTCCACTCCCTCGTTCTACATCGAGGGCGGGCTGATGGCCGGCGACCAGCCGATGGACGTC from Gemmatimonadales bacterium includes the following:
- a CDS encoding DsbA family protein; translation: MIARARLSAWLLAALACGAALPRSAAAQTPDDLREARTKGRATAPVTMYIMSDFECPYCGDFARGTFQTIERDYVETGKMRVVFVNFPLTSIHPNAEPAAEVAMCAARQNKFWAMHDLLFRHQDAWVDLRDPGSYFLALGDSIGADRAELTACLTTHATRPLVQADAEGSARTGAHSTPSFYIEGGLMAGDQPMDVFRPILDSIIQAKTRHPAPAR